The following nucleotide sequence is from Pagrus major chromosome 13, Pma_NU_1.0.
aaaacagctgactCAGCACTTTGGAGGTTTCAAACTTTAATATCTGATCAATCAATCTGATCAATATCACCGCTGCATTAACGTGTCATTATTCAGCTGTACAGCTGCTGGCTCCTTTAATCTACCTGTAACAGAGTAACTGAGTATTTCTACTCTTTTACTAGAGTAAAAGATCTTCTGTGACTCTACCTCTTATCTAAGTCTAAGTAACTAACAAAGTAACTAACTAACTAGGTAACTAATGTATCTTCTgttgagtaaaagtaataaaaatacaaactgacAGCGTGGTGTAACATGAGGCTCAGAGGGAAACAACATCTCAACATGATTTAactctgctgttgtttcagACCACGCCCACCTGACAGCCCTTCAGCCAATAGAATCACTTCACCTGCTCGCCATGTCCTCTCACCTGTGTCCTGTTACCTCATCAGTTTGTTTCTACACCAGTCTACCtccactctgtctctgactgacgGTGTTTGAGCCTGGAGGCTGTAGCCTGGAGGCTGGAGCCTGGTGGCTGTAGCCTGTAGCCTGGAGCCTggaggctggaggctggaggctggaggcTGATCTGTGCAGCATCCTGTTGGCCTGTAAGTTTAATCTTGATCTCATGTTTTCATCCAGCATTCGTATATTGTTAGATTTTGGACCTTGTTTGCCTGCTGGGGTTTTtgaatctttgtttttctgcctcctgAGTCGTGTGTTTGGGTTCTGTTGTGTCGGACCCCCCTACAATGGACCGTACCATTTCTGAACATTGATGGTCGAACGTTTTGTCTGCAACTCGTCCTCATGTCTGTGACTCGGGTTAGGGTTtgtggatgaatgaatgaagctgctgtttgtctgcGGTGTGGTGCCGGTACAAACTACCTCACATTTATAGTGATGATGCTGattctgatattaaatgttcaGAACATACAAACACGTAAAGatcaaacaataaatcaaaagtgtgtaaaaagttttattaaaaCTACAGATGTTATTTTCCCTGAGAACAAGTTTCAGTATGATCTACAAACTGTCGACTGCtcacaaataaaatcatgaattaaaaatgttcacagtttcCTAATAAAGACAAACAATGTGACGAATAAACGTCAAAAGAGCTCAGTAAGTGTTTTAGTAGAATAAAGAGAAAACTGTCCCACTTCTTCTAGTTTTCATTAGAAACGGCTCAGGCTTTAATCTCCTCATGGAGTCCCCGCTGTGGCCCAACACCAACACTAACCCTCCACAGTATGACTCCTTTCATTTCTACACTTCAGCCCCTCTTTGTCCCTCTGACACACATCCAAGCCTGAAGGTGCTTTGACTGTAATGAGCTGCTGATGCAGAGCTGAACTGTCACATGTCTCAAGTTTCTGCTGTTGgaagggaaacaggaagtgacaaacACTTTGACCCCGAGTCCATCGTCACGCTTCACTCTGAGATCAAGTTTCTTTAACCGCTCACATTTTCGTGACGTCCACAGAGTCGTGGATGTCGATCACCTGGAAGCCCAGGTTGTCGATGCCCCCCTTCTCCTGgttgttgtgtttcctctgGTCCAAGTCCGTCTCGAAGCAGTGGATGCAGTGCGGCGTGGTGACCCGAACACTTTTTGAAAAGTTTGAGAAATCCACGCGGTACTTCCCCGTCTTGGTGCGAGAGATGATGGGCAGGAAGCTGTATCCCCACTTGATCTCCTGAGGGACGTAGGAGGTTCGGACCTGACAGGCGGAGCTGGTGGACTCGGCCGTCCCGTCCAAAAAGACGACCAGCTCGAAGTCCTGCTGCGGCAGAGAGTCGGCTGACAGCTCGTAGAACGGACTGGATGCGTTGATCACATGGTACAGAGTCAGAGGACAAACGAAGAACAAGTTATCTTTGCCGGCGTCGACCATGAAGTCGATGTCCACCTGGTCCAGGATGATGGTCTCTCCGTCTGCTGTGGTGGTTGTCCTCAGCAGCTTGCCGTAGATCTGGCTGCCGATCAATAAGGTCTTTCGAAGGTTGGCAACTCTGATGAGGAGACAAAGACTTCCTTTCTTTAAGCAGATGACGGCCGTGTCGCTGAAGGTCACCGTCTTTGCTCGTTTTTTGGGTAAGGAGATCTTGGCCAAGATGACGCCGCACATGAAGCAGTTGATGAAGACACCGATCAGAGATTGGATGATGATCAGAGCCACGGTGCCGGCACAGTGTCCGGTCAGAGCCCGGCCTCCATAGCCGATGGTGGTCTGGGTCTCCAGGGAGTAGAGGAAGGCCGTGGTGAGGCCGTTAACATTGTCGACACACTGGACGTGTCCGTCTGTGCGGTTCTGTCCCATCAGGTCTCCGTTGCTTTTGGCGATCCAGTACCACAGCAGGCTGAAGATGAACCAGCTGCCGGTGAACGACGCCACGAACAGGAGCAGAACGAAGCGCCAGCGGATCTCCACAAAGGTGGTCCAGAAGTCCAACAGGTATGCAAAGTGATTACTGTACTCAATGTTCCCGAACTCGATGTTGCAGCGACCGTCTTTGGTGACCAGACGAGATTTACGTGTTAGGTGAGCAGCTGGCTGGAGGTGACCCTGGAGCAGCTGGAACATCCTGGAGCTGGACAGGACCAATGAACCATTAGTGGTCATGTAGTTGACAACAGGAAGTCATCAGATTTCATCAAATCACACTGAAAGAGCTTCACAGCTGGACCTGAAACTGTGTCCTCTGATAAGAGAACAGCTGGTTGAGCCTGAGACAAGTCAATATGTTCACGTTTGATTATTATTGGATGATTCATCTTAACGAGCGCACACATAAAAACTAATGTTGGCTGTGTTGAGTCTGTTTCCTAAACTATTAGTGTGTCCACTTCCAGTCCAGTACACGTCTGATATTCTGAAATGAGGCGGTTCTGTTTTCTCTTATTTGTtgctttgtcagcaggattacacaaaaactagaGAACAGATCTCCtctaaacttggatggaggacgggctcggtccagaatagacctcattaactagtgctgatccagataaagagacagatccaGGAGATCTTTCTCTCGTTCTTTAACATCgtgagaaagaaagatgtttttacacAGAGGATTCATGGATGAGATGAAAAATATCAGGTTCATTTAGGCGGCTGGTGTCTGTGATgatgtgtaataataataataataataataatagtttattAATTAAGATTTAATGACATGTGATGTCATTGTCTGATGATCAGACGCATCTGCCATCCTCTATAGACTCAGACTatacaatattaatgtgtgAGTGCCGGTACCAGTCGGTGCTGGTACCAGTCTGTGCTGTTCAGTGTGCTGCAGCATGTGCTCACTGTGAGTCTTATATAACTGCTGCTGATCTCACCTCAAACTGCTgtttaataaaagaaacaaactttaaaaagttaATCAAACATGAAGAATAAACTTCTTAAAGATATAAAATTATAATCGTGTTGttatgattgttgttgttgatcttCATCAGCTTCATGTTGGACTTAAACTGGACCTGCTGCTGTTCCTCGGTTATTAAacatgtttctctctgctgtcgtcttgtttgtattttctcttATTGTCTCGTTGACGTCAGTAAAAACCATTTGTCTGTCTGAGACTCAGCTGAAGACACGAACAGACGTCTGAAGACATGTTTACAATCATCAGCTGTGTATAAATCAAGTTGAGTTTGGACCTACCTGCTCAGTGACACCATGGGCCCAGAGTTCTCTCTTCAGACTCTTTTCTCCTGTGAGCGAGCGACCATGGAGGAAAGATTTTAATCCACAGTGAAATTTCTTAATCCCAGCCACATGCCACCATGTACACTGGCTGCATGGAGGCGGAGAAGGCAGAGCTCCATCCCTTCATCCCTGCAGCAGGACTGGACTCATGATGGTGCCGTCTGAGCTGTGACCACGGAAATGTTCAGCTCCTGTGTGCAGCAGAAGGCAGATGCTGAAGGGGCTGTACTGGTGGAGGCTGTAGTGGTGGAGGCTGTACTGGTGGTGGAGGCTGTAGTGGTGGAGGCTGTAGTGGTGGAGGCTGTACTGGTGGTGGAGGCTGTAGTGGTGGAGGCTGTAGTGGTGGAGGCTGTACTGGTGGTGGAGGCTGTAGTGGTGGAGGCTGTAGTGGTGGAGGCTGTACTGGTGGTGGAGGCTGTAGTGGTGGAGGCTGTAGTGGTTGAGGCTGTAGTGGTGGAGGCTGTACTGGTGGTGGAGGCTGTagtggtggaggctgtggtggtggaggctgtaCTGGTGGTGGAGGCTGAAGTGGTGGAGGCTGTAGTGGTGGAGGCTGTACTGGTGGTGGAGGCTGTACTGGTGGTGGAGGCTGTAGTGGTGGAGGCTGTACTGGTGGTGGAGGCTGAAGTGGTGGAGGCTGTAGTGGTGGAGGCTGTACTGGTGGTGGAGGCTGTActggtggaggctgtggtggtggaggctgtagtggtggaggctgtactggtggtggaggctgtagtggtggtggaggctgtggtggtggaggctgtaCTGGTGGTGGAGGCTGAAGTGGTGGAGGCTGTAGTGGTGGAGGCTGTACTGGTGGTGGAGGCTGTACTagtggtggaggctgtggtggtggaggctgtagtggtggaggctgtggtggtggaggctgtaGTGGTGGAGGCTGTAGTGGTAGAGGCTGTACTGGTGGTGGAGGCTGTACTGGTGGTGGAGGCTGTAGTGGTGGAGGCTGAAGTGGTGGAGGCTGTAGTGGTGGAGGCTGTACTGGTGGTGGAGGCTGAAGTGGTGGAGGCTGTagtggtggtggaggctgtaGTGGTAGAGGCtgtggtggtggaggctgtaCTGGTGGTAGAGGCTGTAGTGGTGGAGGCTGTagtggtggtggaggctgtaGTGGTAGAGGCTGCTGcttcatgctgtttttgttttcagccgGAGAACTTTTGGATTTGAGGCGTCACAAAGACTTGTGGTCCCCTCCCCCCCTAACCTGCAGGCTGCCTCACATTAGCATCAGAATGATGAGCTGCTCAGGACCACTGTCAGTAACTAAGTAACTGTAACTTAAAGTAACTATCTGTCTCCAGGCTGCTCAGGACCACTGTCAGTAACTAAGTAACTGTAACTTAAAGTAACTATCTGTCTCCAGGCTGCTCAGGACCACTGTCAGTAACTAAGTAACTGTAACTTAGCCCTGTGTtactgccgaggtgcccttgagcaaggcaccgaaaCCGCCTGACATTGCAGCCCACTGCTCctagtttgcagtgtgtgtacttACAATGTGTGGGTCAAATGCAGTTTGCATGTAAAGataactgacaaaataaagattctaTTCTATGTTGCTAATGTGGCTCCTCCCAGTCtgtctggactgtgtgtgtgtgtgtgtgtgtgtgtgtgttaggttcTTGTGGTGACTTCATGGTTGAAGTGAAGCTACAGGAGACACGGTGAGCGGTGCTGActcaggcctgtgtgagctgaccaatcacaggagggggccttaaagagacaggcacatGTGAAGCTGTTttattatgaacctgaaaatgatcaTCGCGTcttctttaaaggaaaagttcaacattttgtgaaataagcTCATTGAATTTTTCTGAGTGTTGAAGTTGCGTCTGTTCACTCTGGGAGAGTTTTTTCATTCTGGATATTTAGATGAGAAAATCAgaaccactctcatgtctgtaaatATGTAGCTGTTGCCAACAGCATctcagcttagcttagctgaTGTTTAACTTGTCACGAGTGTGAGTGGATTTAAGTGTCATTTCAACAGAAACATTATTTAGCATATTAGCTTTCACTCACtttgatttttgtgtcttttaaatgtttgacttgAATATTTGAGTCATCATCAGAGTGATCAGAATCTTTAACACCGAACTTCTACTTTCACATGAACCtcagacatgaaaaacaacGTGTGAGGttcataaaacaaatcaaataaaccTCGAGTTACTCagttaaaagtacatttactcgagtacttgagtacagttcACAGTGCAGTTCAGAGTACTCGAGTACAGTTCAGACCAACAGACGTCTTTAATATTCATGCAGCTCATTAATCACAGTATgaatcagctgtttttattaagaACATGATATGagtatttttactgtgattattattaatgatggtcCAGTTACAGACGTCATCtacagtgaaaacatgtttaatttaatctcttcacttaaatacatttagtttGGACTGAAACATGTTGATGCTTCatctaaaaatatgaaaaacacaaatggcTGCTGAACAACCaacaactgaaaacaactgaaaacaactgaaaacacctgaaacaactgaaacacctgaaaacacctgaaacaactgaaaacaactgaaacaactgaaaacacctgaaacaactgaaacacctgaaaacacctgaaacaacttaaaacaactgaaaacacctgaaacacctgaaacacctgaaacaactgaaacaccttaaacaactgaaaacacctgaaacatctgaaaacaactgaaacacctgaaaacacctgaaacaactgaaaacaactgaaaacacctgaaacacctgaaaacacctgaaacaactgaaacaactgaaaacaactgaaacacctgaaaacaactgaaacacctggaaacaactgaaacacctgaaacacctgaaacacctgaaaacaactgaaaacacctgaaacacctgaaaacacctgaaacaactgaaaacaactgaaaccacctgaaaacaactgaaaacacctgaaacacctgaaacaactgaaaacaactgaaaccacctgaaaacaactgaaaacacctgaaacacctgaaaacacctgaaacacctgaaaacacctgaaacaactgaaaacacctgaaacacctgaaacaactgaaacacctgaaacaactgaaaacacctgaaacacctgaaaacaactgaaacacctgaaaacaactgaaacacctggaaacaactgaaacacctgaaacaactgaaacacctgaaaacaactgaaacacctggaaacaactgaaacacctggaaacaactgaaacacctgaaacacctggaaacaactgaaaacaactgaaacaactgaaacacctgaaaacaactgaaacaactgaaaacaactgaaacacctgaaaacaactgaaacacctggaaacaactgaaacacctgaaacaactgaaacacctgaaacacctgaaaacaactgaaacacctggaaacaactgaaacacctggaaacaactgaaacacctgaaacacctggaaacaactgaaaacacctgaaacaactgaaacaactgaaaatacctgaaacaactgaaacacctgaaaacaactgaaacaactgaaaacaactgaaacacctggaaacaactgaaaacaactgaaacacctgaaaacacctgaaacaactgaaacacctgaaaacaactgaaacacctgaaaacacctgaaacaacgAAACcaactgaaaacacctgaaacaactgaaaacaactgGAAGCAACTGAAACACCtggaaacaactgaaagaactgacacacctgaaaacacctgaaacaactgaaacacctggaaacaactgaaaacacctgaaacaactgaaaacacctggaaacaactgaaagaactagaaacacctgaaacaactgaaaacaactgGAAGCAActggaaacaactgaaacacccgaaacaactgaaacaactgaaacacctgaaacaactgaaacacctggaaacaactgaaaacacctgaaacaactgaaacacctggaaacaactgaaagaactggaaacacctgaaacaactgaaaacacctgaaacacctgaaacaactgaaacaactgaaaacagctgaaaacaactgaaacacctgaaacaactgaaacaactgaagacagctgaaaacaactgaaacacctgaaacaactgGAAGCAACTGGAAACAAATGGCTGCTGAACAAccaacaactgaaacaactgaaaacagctgaaaacaactgaaacaactgaaaacacctgaaacaacgaaaacaactgaaacacctgaaacaactgaaaacacctgaaacaacgaaaacaactgaaacacctgaaacaactgaaaacacctgaaacaactgaaacacctgaaaacaactgaaacacctgaaacaactgGAAGCAACTGGAAACAAATGGCTGCTGAACAACcaacaactgaaacacctgaaacaactgaaaacacctgaaacaacgaaaacaactgaaacacctgaaacaactgaaaacacctgaaacaactgaaaacaactTGAAGCAACTGAAACACCtggaaacaactgaaagaactggaaacaactgaaagaactgaaaacaactgaaagaactggaaacaactgaaacacctggaaacaactgaaaacacctggaaacaactgaaaacacctgaaacaacaaacaacgtATAAGGTGAAATATCTCGAAACCAAACTGAGCTCCTGTTGTCGATCACACGTCGATCAAATGCCGATAAAATGTCAAACGGCATTCACACGTCAATCACACGTCGTTCACACGTCAATCACGCGCCATTCACGCATCGCTCGCGCGCCGTTTACACGACGATCACGCGTCGATCACACGCCGTTTACAAGCCGATCATGCGTTGCTGACACATCATTCAACAATGtatgaacaacaacaaaatacatttactcaagtactgtacttaagtatttttGTGAGGTAGTAACTGgtgacatttttacacattaacaaTCAGCTGATAAATGATGAGGCATTGATAATATTGATGAATCTATCAGCAGTGTGAAGATTTACTTCATCATCGTGATCAAACAGATTCATTCAGTCAGGACAACTATAGGAGTATAGTTACTATCAGTGAGTAACAATCTTATCACAGGAAGAATAATTGTCATTAATATCAAAATAAGAGTTGTGATAACGTGGCAACAGTGTGAATTAGACGAGTCCAGGTTCTGCTTCCTCTGGACGATGTTCCTCTCCATCATGGCCTTCTGGTCAGGACCGAGCAGCTGTTTGGTCCAGATGTGGACCAGTCGGTCTGGACTTTGAGACGTCGTGCTACATGCGATGTTCTCGATGTTCGGTTCTATACGATGTTCCTCTCCATCATGGGTTCCTGCGTCAGGATGCGTCTGAAGCCGAGTCCGCTCAGGTCCAGAGTTTGAAAGTTCCCGTCCAGGATGAGTTCTGCAACAGCTCGACCCACAGCAGGGGAGTGCTGCAGGCCATGACCACTGAACCCAGTCGCAAAGTACATGTTATTGATCAGAGGGTGGATACCGATGATCCCGTTCTGATCAAATGTGTTGTAGTCATAGTAACCAGCCCAGGCACTCGTCACCTGAGGGAGGAAGGCAGAACATCAACATTAATCTGATCATTAGTACTGAGACTTATTCTCACTGAAGGGCCAATGTGTAGGACtcagtgccatctagtggtgaagCCGTTCAACTACAACTTTTATCTGAaaaccatcagctgtgtgtggTCCTGCTCAAGGTCCTGACACTCTGCTGTATTAATGAAGTGGACCAACACTTGTTAAATAATAACCagtcagaaaacaaagaaaaccttGTTACTGATCAATCATAGATCA
It contains:
- the LOC141007640 gene encoding ATP-sensitive inward rectifier potassium channel 1-like, encoding MVSLSSSRMFQLLQGHLQPAAHLTRKSRLVTKDGRCNIEFGNIEYSNHFAYLLDFWTTFVEIRWRFVLLLFVASFTGSWFIFSLLWYWIAKSNGDLMGQNRTDGHVQCVDNVNGLTTAFLYSLETQTTIGYGGRALTGHCAGTVALIIIQSLIGVFINCFMCGVILAKISLPKKRAKTVTFSDTAVICLKKGSLCLLIRVANLRKTLLIGSQIYGKLLRTTTTADGETIILDQVDIDFMVDAGKDNLFFVCPLTLYHVINASSPFYELSADSLPQQDFELVVFLDGTAESTSSACQVRTSYVPQEIKWGYSFLPIISRTKTGKYRVDFSNFSKSVRVTTPHCIHCFETDLDQRKHNNQEKGGIDNLGFQVIDIHDSVDVTKM
- the LOC141006738 gene encoding uncharacterized protein, which translates into the protein MPFDILSAFDRRVIDNRSSVWFRDISPYTLFVVSGVFSCFQVFSVVSRCFSCFQFFQLFSVLSVVSSSFSCFQVFQLLQVVFSCFRCFQLFQVFQLFSLFQVFSVVSGVSVVGCSAAICFQLLPVVSGVSVVFVVSGVFSCFRCFSCFRCFRCFQLFQLFSAVFSCFSCWLFSSHLFPVASSCFRCFSCFQLSSVVSVVSGVSVVFSCFQLFQLFQVFQVFSVVSGVSSSFSCFQVFQLFQVFSVVSRCFSCFRCFQLFPGVSVVSGVFRCVSSFSCFQVFQLLPVVFSCFRCFQLVSLFQVFSGVSVVFRCFSCFRCFQVFQLFSVVSRCFSCFQLFQLFSGVSVVSGIFSCFSCFRCFQLFPGVSGVSVVSSLHHYSLYHQYSLHHHSLYHYSLHHHYSLHHFSLHHQYSLHHYSLHHFSLHHYSLHHQYSLHHHLHHHSLHQYSLHHQYSLHHYSLHHFSLHHQYSLHHYSLHHQYSLHHQYSLHHYSLHHFSLHHQYSLHHHSLHHYSLHHQYSLHHYSLNHYSLHHYSLHHQYSLHHYSLHHYSLHHQYSLHHYSLHHYSLHHQYSLHHYSLHHYSLHHQYSLHHYSLHQYSPFSICLLLHTGAEHFRGHSSDGTIMSPVLLQG